Genomic segment of Mucilaginibacter sabulilitoris:
CGTATACACAGTTATCAAAAAATCCTGCAAATCATAATCTTCCTTATGAGTATGATTTTTTTAATCCAGGCAGTTCAAAATATTCTTTTATTGATGACGGCGAGGTTGATGGAGAACTAAATGCTACCAGAGGTGATTTTGGCTTTAATTATTTTTATAACTCTTATACTGATTTAAGGGTAAGCTTAGTTTATCCAAATTCACCTGCCGCCACAGCCGGCCTAAAGCGCGGGGATGAGATTATCGCTATAAATAATAATGATAACATTTATATCACAAGCAATTTTGATGATCCTGCCAATGATCCGGGATATAAATTTGTTAGCAATGCTTTGAATCAGGGAAGTACAGTCACTTTGCAAATTCGTAATTCAGCCGGTACCAAAACAGTAAATCTTGATAGCAAAACTTATACAGTAAACCCTATTATTTACACCAATACTTATACCTTATCAAATAGCAGAGTAGCTGGTTATATGGTATTTAACAGCTTTATTAGTAACATACATTCCCAACTCGATGCCGTATTCAGCAATTTTGCGGCTAAGCATGTAACAGATTTGATTATAGATCTTCGTTATAACGGAGGAGGCGACGTAGAAACAAGTTCTTATTTATCGAATCTTATCGCACCTTCAAGTGCTAACGGAAGCGTTATGAACACTACTTATTGGACTGCCAATTTGCAAAATGACAATTATCCCTTGCTCAAAAAGAAGATTTCGAAGCCGGCCGGATGGTTTAAATCTACTAATTCCGCGCAAATAGAGCGATTTGCAAAAGCAGGTGCTGTTAATGTAACCCGGGTGTTTTTCCTGGTAACAGGCAATACTGCATCGGCCAGTGAGCTTACTATCAATAACTTAAAACCTAAAATGGATGTGCAGCTAATAGGTGATACTACTTATGGTAAACCAGTTGGGTTTTTATCAAAGCTTATTATTAACGGACATTATTTATACACACCAGAGTTTGAAACAAAAAATTCGGCACAGGAAGGCGGTTATTATGCAGGTATGCCACCAAAAGGAACTACGACAACAGGAGGTACATATAATGGTAAGCAAATTTATGAAGATATAGTTACCGATTTTGGAGATAAAAATGAAACCTTGCTGCATCAGGCTATTAAATATATAGAAACAAATGCATATCCTGCGAGTTCTAACCTCACGATTCAGAGTTTATCAACTACAAGGGGCAGGCCAATGACATTATATCAAAGAAGGGTATTGTCATCCAAAGTACAACCCAATCGTACTAATTCAATGTTTATTAACTTAAAATAATATTAATCTGCCAGTTCCCGCAGATCCACAGGGACAACGCGCGATATACCTTGCTCAACCATAGTCACTCCGTAAATTACATCGGTACTGGCTATGGTTCTTTTATTATGTGACACGATGATGAATTGCGAGTCTTTGGAAAAGGTGCGGATAATGTTATTAAACTTATCAATATTGGTATCATCAAGCGGCGCGTCAACCTCATCAAAAATACAGAACGGCGCAGGTTTAAGCAGGTAAAGCGAAAAGAGGATTGCTGTTGCGGTAAGCGTTTTTTCGCCGCCTGATAGCTGGTTTATAGATAAAGGGCGTTTACCTTTTGGCTTGGCAATAATATCAATATCCGATTCGAGCGGGTGCTGCGGATCAGTCAGTACGAGGTCGCATGAATCCTCCTCATTAAAAAGGGAACGGAATACCTTGATGAAGTTTTCACGTACCATAATAAAGGCAGTCATGAACTTTTCCTTCGCGGTATCGTCAATTTCCTGTATGGTTGCCAGTAAAGATGCTTTTGCTTCGCTCAGATCCTTTTTTTGCGCTTGTATAAAGGTATAACGCTCATTCATCTCGTTGTATGCCTCAACAGCCATTGGGTTAATGGCGCCAAAGTCGTCCAGTTGTCTTTTTAGCTTTTCGGCTTTCTCGCGCAGGTCATGCTCGTTTTCATCGGCAGGTGTTTCTGTTTCGGGCAGCTCTTCAATATCAATATTAAACTCAACCGAAAGTCGCTCTTTCAGCGCATTTAGTTCCAGCTTAAGGTTATTACGTTCTTCTCTTAATTCGTTCTCAATAACTTCGCTGTTATCTTTTTTCCGGCGCAGGGCGGTTGTTTCATTTTCGTTTTCGGTAATGATTCCGCGCCATTGATAATATTCCTGTTCGGCCTGTTGAGTTGCTTTTTCAAGCGCTTCTTTTTGCTCGTACATTTCCAGTAATCCCTCGTCGGAGTTATCGGCCTGTTTAAGGTTTTCCTGTATGGCTATTTTTACCTGTTCAAATTCAGCGCTGTTTTGTTTAATGCGGGCTTCCAGGCTTTCCTGCTGGGTATCGCGGTAGTCAAGATCTTTTACCAGACCTGACACTTTGTTTTGCTGCTGATGGAAGCGGATATTTTCCTGGTTGTAAGCGTTTGATTGTACAGAAACGTACTCATTCAACTCATTAAAGGCTGCCTGTTTCTCAACCAGCAGATCGTTTTGAATTTGTTTCTGAGTTTTAAGCTCGGCAAGCAAGGGTTGCAGGTTTTGCATTTCCTCGGCAATGGAGGCAATTTTGCGGGCAATATCTTCCTTGCGGTTAAGGCTGTTTTCAATAAACGTTTGATATTGTTCCTGTCGGGTTTTAACCGTGATCAGTTCGGTATTTAAGCGGTTCAGAATCTGCTGCTGTTCATTTAGCTCGGCTGCCTTGGTTGATGCCTTTAAAGCCGTAAGCTGGTTCTGTAACGCGTCTGACCGGGTTTTTAAGCCATTAACCTGATTTTCAATGTTCTTGATCTCTTTGGCCAAATTTTCGAGGTTCTTGGCACGACCAATCCTTTTGCCCTCAAACAAACCCACCGAACCGCCAGCCATGGTATGTTTTGATTTATTGAACTTGCCGCTTTTGCCAATCAAAACCACGCCATCTGGTAATGCGGCATTATTTATCTGATGGTCTTTATCATCATCAATCAGGTAAACATCTTTTAACAGGTGATTACAAAGGTTATTGTAGCGCTTATCAACTTCAATTACTTTTAGTGCAGATACCGCGCCCGCGTTTTCAAAAGCGGGATTAGCAGGCGATACTTCGGCATAATTGTCAAGGATAAAAAAATGCGCCCTTCCCCGTGAAGACGTGCTCAGTAGATTAATGGCCTTTATGGCCTCGTCATAGCTTTCAACCACATAGTGGTTCATGAGTGGTTCCAGGTAGTTTTCAATGGCTACACGGAATTCCTCACGGCAAAACAGTACGTCGCTGAATAAGGGGGCGTTTTTAGCCCAGTCGGTATTTTTTTTCAAAAAGCGAATCGACTCCGGAAAACCTTCCAGATTGTCGACCATGCTTTTGGTAAGGTTATATTCGTTTTGTTTGGCGTCGAGCTTACGGCTTTCTTTAATAATGGCATCCTTAACTTCTGTAAGCTCGGTATCGGTGGCAGTGATCTGTTCTTTGAGCTTATTCTCAGCTTCCAGCGATGATTGGTACTCATCATCAAGGGTTTCCTTTCGGGCTTGCAGCTCGGCAACTACCTGGTTAAAGTGCGAAAGCTCCACCTCTTTGTTGGTGGTATCCTCCATGTTGCGCTGGCTTTCCTGTTCCAACGCCTGTTGCTGTATCTGCAGTATATCAATATCCTTTTCGGCTTTGTAAGCCTGGTTTTGCAGACGGGTATTGATATTGGTTAGCTCATTCAGCTCGTTACGTGCCGATCCCTGTTGCTGCCTCAGTTCGTCAACCGCTTCTTTCAGATCGGTTACTTTGCTCTGGATAACCTGCAGGTTTTCATCTTCCGTGGCTTTCTCTTCCGAAAGACGCTTGATATTATACAGCACGTGGTTAAGCTGGTTTTTATCGCGATCAAGCTCTTCGCCCAGGCGTGCTTCCTTATCCTGTTGAAATTTGAGCTGTTCGTTCTTGATCTTTTTCTCACTTTCGTAAGCCCTGATCTTTGAAATAAATTCGTTAGTGGTTTTTTGCTGAACCGAAAGATTTTTCTCTTTGGTAATACTATCCAGTTTTTGCTGCTGCAGGGTAGCTTCTAAAGCATCAATTTGGGCTACAATGCCTCCTTTTTCTGCTTTTTGCTTTTGCTCCTGCTCCTCAATCTTCTTTAACGATTCGCTGAACGATACGATGCGGAACGAAGCCAGCATGATACTGAGCGTTTTGTATTGCTCCTTGATGCGGTAATAACGTTCGGTTTTTTTGGCCTGGTTCTCCAGCGTTTTCAGGTTCTTTTCTATCTCGAAAAGCAGGTCTTCCACGCGTTCCAAATCGGCCTCTGTATCTTTTAGCTTACTAAAAGTTTGTTTTTTACGGAGCTTATATTTGGATATGCCCGATGCCTCTTCAAATAAATTACGGCGCGAGCCTTCTTTATTGGTGATGATCTCATCTATCATCCGTAGCTCGATAATAGAGTAGGAGTCGGAACCAATACCTGTATCCAGGAAAAGATCGGTAATATCCTTCAATCGACATTGTACGTCGTTAAGACGGTATTCGCTTTCGCCGGTACGATAAAGCTTACGGGTTAGCGTTACCTGTGAATAATCAGTTGGCAGTACATTTTTGGTATTATCAAAAGTAAGGGAAACTTCAGCAAGGTTGGCCGATTTACGGCTTTTGGTCCCGTTGAAAATAACGTTGTCCATTTTCTCGGAGCGGAGCATACGGGTGCTCTGTTCGCCCAAAACCCACCGGATAGAGTCGACCACATTTGATTTTCCACAGCCATTTGGCCCTACAATAGCAGTTACACCCTCATTAAAATTAATGGTGATCTTATCTCCAAAACTCTTAAAGCCCTTGATTTCTAAGCGGGTAAGCTGCATTTATATTATTGTGTCCTTACAAAAATCGAACCTTCAAAGTAATCATAAAAAAATGATTTTATTAAACTTTTTTGGTGGGTAAATTTAAATGAGATAGAGGCTGAACATATCATAAAACAACTGTCATGCTGAGCGAAGCGAAGTATCTATTATTCGCTATCCTTATCAAAGAATAGATACTTCGCTTCGCTCAGTATGACAAAAAAAGTTGGTTACAGTGCCACGCTGATCTCTCCCTTTAAATAGGTGACGGCTTTACCGCTCATGAGCACCCGGTCGCCTTTGAGTTCGCACCAGAGTTCTCCCCGGCGGGCAGAGATCTGGTAGGCATGAAGACTGTTCTTGCCCAGTATTTTTGCCCAGTAGGGTATGAGGTTGCAGTGTGCCGAACCGGTAACCGGGTCTTCCGGGATGCCTGCTCCGGGGGCGAAGAAACGCGATACAAAATCTGAATTATCTCCACGGGCGGTTACAATTATGCCAACGGTATCCATCTTGGAGAGTGCAAAAAAATCTGGTGAAATATCCCTAACATCCTGCTCCGTTTCATAAACTAAAAAGTAATCCCTTGATCTTAAATAAGCCACCGGCTCTTTTTCGCCAAGAGCTTCTTTCAACCCCATTGGCGGTTCGATAGGAATAGGCGGCCTCGACGGGAAATCCATGGTGTATTTATCGCCATCTTTTTTTACAATAAGTGTTCCGGCCTTGACGGTTTCAAAATGGATGGCATCGCCCTCAAAGCCCAGTTCGGTAAATAATATATGTGCCGATGCCAGGGTGGCATGGCCGCAAAGGTCAATTTCATATTCGGGTGTAAACCAGCGTAATTTATAACCGTTGCCGGTTTTTACCAGAAAGGCAGTTTCAGCGAGGTTGTTTTCTATAGCTATCTTTTGCATAACCTCGTCAGGGAGCCATTCGGTAAGTGGGCAAATAGCGGCGGGGTTGCCCCCAAAAAGTTTATCTGTAAATGCGTCGGCCTGATATATGGGTATTGTCATAAGAAAGATGTACTTGATAAAGCTAAATTACTTTTTTATTATGTGAATATTAAATCATATTCATATAACGTATCGCGGATAATTATATTCGGTTTTAACTTCAATTTCATCAATATCAATCAAACAAAGTGAATTGTTGATTTAAGTTTTGTCCGTCATCTATTCTTATTTTATTGACCAACAGATGTGCCTGGCGGGTAGGTTCGGGTATGCGGTAACCCCTAATACAGTTTTTAATGATCTGTACACTTTGCTCCATGCTTACGCGGTGCCCCGGGGAGATGTAAATAGGATTGCAGTTTGGTTTACTGCGCAAGGCTATGCCTATAACCTCGCCCTTGTCATACATTGGGCTTTGATCGAAAAGATGGTTGCCGGGCTCATCATAACGGCCTGTAAGGCGACTTTTGGCGCTGCCGATAGACGGTGTGTTGGTAACAAGCCCAAAGTGGGTGGCGATGCCTGTACGGCGCTCATGGGCTATGCCCTGGCCATCCAACACCATTAGGTCTGGTTTTACTTCCAGCTTATTCCAGGCGTCAAGTAATGCTGGTACTTCACGAAAGGCAAGCAAGCCAGATATATAAGGAAATTTTGTTTTGGAGATGGCTGTTGCGGTACCTATTACTTTCAGTTCAGGATAGTTGAATAATACAATTCCTGCATATACTACCTCTGAGTATTTATTGAAAGATATATCGGCACCACCTACGGTTTGAATAGGTTTATCAAGTGGGGATAGATTGATCTGCCTGCGTAAGTCATGCTGGTAAGCAATAGCTTGTGCAGGTGTAAGATGCTCGTATTGGGACGGTTGCATGAGTATAAAACGCAAACTACCATTGATTGTTTACGATACGAAAAATAGCTATAAAAACAAAAAGCCATCGGATTACCAATGGCTTATATACATTATTGCGGGTTATAAAATTAACCTAAATACGATTTTAATATTTTGCTCCTTGAAGTGTGACGCAGGCGTTGCAGGGCCTTGTCTTTGATCTGGCGTACACGTTCACGGGTAAGGTTAAATTTCTCGCCAATCTCTTCTAATGAAAGCGGATGATTGGTGCCCAGGCCGAAGAATAATACAATAATTTCACGTTCGCGCTCGGTAAGCGTTGAAAGTGAACGTTTGATTTCTTCAGATAACGACTCGTTAATTAATATCGAATCGGTATTAGGTTCCTGGTTTTCGAGTACGTCGAGCAGGGTATTTTCTTCACCCTGTACAAACGGGGCATCCATAGATACATGGCGGCCGGAATTGCTTAAGGTGTCGGAGATCTTATCAACGGTGGTTTCCAGTATGTCGGCAAGTTCCTCGGGCGATGGTTCGCGCTCGTACTCCTGCTCCAACTTTGAAAACGCCTTGCTGATTTTGCTTAAAGAGCCTACCTGGTTTAAAGGTAAACGTACAATGCGCGATTGTTCGGCAATGGCCTGCAGAATAGACTGACGGATCCACCAAACGGCGTATGATATGAATTTAAAACCTTTGGTTTCGTCAAAACGCTTGGCAGCCTTAATTAAACCTAAGTTTCCTTCGTTAATTAAATCGCCGAGTGTTAAACCCTGGTTTTGATATTGTTTAGCTACAGATACAACAAAGCGCAGGTTGGTTTTGGTTAAACGTTCCAAAGCCGCCTGGTCACCTTCGCGTATTTTTTGGGCTAATATTACTTCTTCTTCAGCAGTTATCAGATCAACTTTACCAATCTCGTGAAGATATTTATCCAGCGACTGCGACTCGCGATTGGTAATGGATTGCGTTATTTTGAGTTGTCTCATTTATCTTAATAAACCTTCCGTATTTTCTATTGAATACAGAACGTGCAAAGTTATAAAATTGTTCTAAAAAAATACAATCAGATGGTGTATTTTAAAAAAAATTATGCTATATGGGTGTTTTATAAAGCCTTGATTTTTAGGTGTTAATAAAAGTCAGATAAAGAAAGTGTTATATTTTTGAATATTAATTGTTTTGATCGCTGAGCGGTATGGTTTTTGTGGAGTTCGTAAAACAACGCTTAAAACTCATTTAACTTAAATACATCTTTTACCCTGATTCCCTTTTCGGTTTGTTGTAATGTACAGCATTCATTTATAGGGTCATGTTCCAGGTAAAGGATATACTCTTTTTCTACGGCTTCGGTTAAAAATAGTTTCTTTTCTGACAGCGTTTTTAAAGGAAACATGTCATAAGCCATTACGTATGGAAGCGGCAGGTGCCCTACAGATGGCAGCAGATCGGCCATGTAAAGTATGTTTTTGTCCTTGTAGTTGATAAGCGGCAACATCATGGCGTCGGTATGCCCATATACAAACCTTACATGAAAGTTGTCGGTAAATTTCACCCCGTCTGTAGCCTCAATAAATTTTAATTGCCCGCTTTGTTGTATCGGTAATATGTTTTCCTTTAAAAAGGAAGCCTTTTCACGATCGTTAGGGTTTATTGCCCAGTCCCAGTGTTGGGGGTTGCTCCAGTAAACCGCGTTCTTAAAAGCGGGGATAAGCTTGTCGCCTTCCCTTGACACCGCACCGCCCACGTGGTCAAAATGCAAATGTGTTAAAAACACATCGGTAATATCATCACGATGAAAACCCAGGGCAGCTAAGGATTTATCGATAGTAGCATCTCCGTGCAAATAATAATAACTGAAAAACTTTTCATCCTGCTTATTACCAATGCCGGTGTCAATTAATATGAGGCGGTTACCGTCTTCCACCAACAGGCAGCGCATGGCCCAGGTACACATATTATTTTCATCGGCAGGGTTGGTTTTGTTCCAGATGGTTTTGGGTACTACACCAAACATGGCCCCGCCATCTAATTTAAAAAAACCGGTATCTATTGTATGGAGCTTCATGAGTAAGTCAAAATTCAAAATTCAAAAACTTTTCTGACGTAATATTAATGAAAAAAAGGAAAGGCCGATAGCTTTATAGAAATTCAAAAGTCACCCCCCCCCCCTTTCCGACGTAATTAACAAAAAAAGAAAAGGCCGGTAGTTTTAACCACCGGCCTTTTGAATTTAGACTTTTAATTTTGACTTAAATATGTATCACTTCGCCGTAAGCTGCAGCGGCTGCTTCCATTACAGCTTCGCTCATGGTTGGGTGAGGATGTACCGATTTGATGATCTCGTGACCGGTAGCTTCCAGCTTACGTGCGGTAACTACTTCGGCAATCATTTCGGTAACGTTATAACCCAGCATGTGAGCGCCCAGGAATTCGCCGTATTTGGCATCAAATATCACTTTTACAAAACCATCCTTAGCTCCGGCCGCGCTGGCTTTGCCCGATGCAGAGAACGGGAACTTACCAACTTTAATTTCATAACCGGCTTCTTTAGCCGCTTTTTCAGTATAACCAACAGAAGCAACTTCCGGAGAGCAATAAGTACAGCCTGGAATGTTGTTATAGTTTAAAGGTTCAGGGTTTTGACCAGCGATTTTTTCTACGCAGATAATACCCTCGGCTGATGCAACGTGTGCCAGGGCTTGTCCTTTAACAATATCGCCAATAGCATAAACACCTTCTACGTTAGTGCGGTAAAAATCATCAACCAGTACTTTGCCTTTGTCGGTTTTAACACCGTTTTCTTCAAGGCCAATACCTTCAATATTGGTTGATATACCTACGGCCGATAAAACGACCTCAGCTTCCAGTACTTCTACACCTGTTGCGGTTTTAACATTTACTTTGCAAAGATTGCCGCTGGTATCAACAGATTCAACGTTGGCGCTGGTCATGATATTGATGCCTTGTTTTTTAAGGATACGGTTTAGTCCTTTTGAAACTTCCTCATCCTCTAACGGAACAATATTGTCCAGGTATTCAACAACAGTAACTTTAGTGCCTATTGAATTGTAGAAATAGGCAAACTCAATACCTATGGCGCCCGAACCTACTACCACCATTGATTTAGGCTGCTGCGGCAATATCATTGCCTGACGATAACCGATAACCTTTTTATTGTCCTGCTTAAGGTTTGGTAACTCGCGTGAGCGACCGCCTGTAGCCAATATAATATGTTTAGCTGTAATATCTTTAGTTGAGCCATCGTTGCTTTTTACTTCAACAACACCTTTTGATTTCAATTTACCAAAGCCAACAATAACATCAATCTTGTTTTTTTTCATTAAAAACTGAACGCCTTTGCTCATGCCATCGGCTACACCGCGGCTTCTTTTTATCATAGCTTCAAAATTAACTTCGCCTGTACCGTTAATATTTACGCCATAATCGGCAGCATGGGTAATGTACTCAAATACCTGCGCGCTTTTTAGCAAAGCCTTGGTAGGGATACAGCCCCAGTTAAGGCAGATGCCTCCCAATGATTCTTTTTCAATAATGGCAGTTTTTAAACCGAGCTGGGAAGCACGGATAGCCGCTACATAACCACCCGGGCCTGATCCTATAACAATTAAATCGTAGTCCATATTTTTAATGATAATACTTTTATAATTTAAAATTTTGTTTAGTACGGATTAAAGCTAACACGTGTTGTTGCGCACATGGGTTAATTTTAATGGCCCAAAGCTAAGTAAAAGGGGCGAAACGAGAAAATGGAAACCTTAGCTTAAATACTCCCGGGGTTTATTATTTACAATAATATGCCATTGACTTAATTAAGCAATAGTTAATTATGAATAATATATAAAATCTACCTTTTTACTGTGTGTTTAAGTTGTTATTATTATAAAATGTTGAAAAGTATATAATAATTGTTAACATTAACTTAATATTGACAATCAGCCTATTAGTTATCTTTGCGGCTAATTAACATAAAGTATAATTAAAAAAGGCAATTTATGAGGAAGCATTTACTTCTTTTATTATTATTAACCGGTTTTACGTTCCTGATAAACAGGAACGCCGCTGCGCAGGGTGTTACCACCGCCAGCGTGAATGGTATCGTATCTGATACCAAAGGCGCTATCCCGGGCGCAACGGTAACCATTACACACATGCCTACCGGTACGGTGTACTCTACTGTAAGCCGTGCAGACGGTCGTTACAACATTCCTAACTTAAGGGTAGGTGGCCCTTATACCTTTAAAGTAAGTTTTGTAGGTTACAAAAATTTTGTTCAGGAAGGTATCACCCTTTCAATTGGTCAGGATCAAAAGATCAATTCCAAGCTTGAGGATAATACAACTTCTTTAAGTGAGG
This window contains:
- a CDS encoding S41 family peptidase, with the protein product MRKLFYFILIISTGGIFACKKDKVDGNNNPPPPTNPSDTASAKFELTQDSIYLYAKEIYYWNNSLPDYRAFNPRQYTLGSTDLDKFTSEIDAYTQLSKNPANHNLPYEYDFFNPGSSKYSFIDDGEVDGELNATRGDFGFNYFYNSYTDLRVSLVYPNSPAATAGLKRGDEIIAINNNDNIYITSNFDDPANDPGYKFVSNALNQGSTVTLQIRNSAGTKTVNLDSKTYTVNPIIYTNTYTLSNSRVAGYMVFNSFISNIHSQLDAVFSNFAAKHVTDLIIDLRYNGGGDVETSSYLSNLIAPSSANGSVMNTTYWTANLQNDNYPLLKKKISKPAGWFKSTNSAQIERFAKAGAVNVTRVFFLVTGNTASASELTINNLKPKMDVQLIGDTTYGKPVGFLSKLIINGHYLYTPEFETKNSAQEGGYYAGMPPKGTTTTGGTYNGKQIYEDIVTDFGDKNETLLHQAIKYIETNAYPASSNLTIQSLSTTRGRPMTLYQRRVLSSKVQPNRTNSMFINLK
- a CDS encoding PhzF family phenazine biosynthesis protein, giving the protein MTIPIYQADAFTDKLFGGNPAAICPLTEWLPDEVMQKIAIENNLAETAFLVKTGNGYKLRWFTPEYEIDLCGHATLASAHILFTELGFEGDAIHFETVKAGTLIVKKDGDKYTMDFPSRPPIPIEPPMGLKEALGEKEPVAYLRSRDYFLVYETEQDVRDISPDFFALSKMDTVGIIVTARGDNSDFVSRFFAPGAGIPEDPVTGSAHCNLIPYWAKILGKNSLHAYQISARRGELWCELKGDRVLMSGKAVTYLKGEISVAL
- the nfi gene encoding deoxyribonuclease V (cleaves DNA at apurinic or apyrimidinic sites) yields the protein MQPSQYEHLTPAQAIAYQHDLRRQINLSPLDKPIQTVGGADISFNKYSEVVYAGIVLFNYPELKVIGTATAISKTKFPYISGLLAFREVPALLDAWNKLEVKPDLMVLDGQGIAHERRTGIATHFGLVTNTPSIGSAKSRLTGRYDEPGNHLFDQSPMYDKGEVIGIALRSKPNCNPIYISPGHRVSMEQSVQIIKNCIRGYRIPEPTRQAHLLVNKIRIDDGQNLNQQFTLFD
- a CDS encoding sigma-70 family RNA polymerase sigma factor; its protein translation is MRQLKITQSITNRESQSLDKYLHEIGKVDLITAEEEVILAQKIREGDQAALERLTKTNLRFVVSVAKQYQNQGLTLGDLINEGNLGLIKAAKRFDETKGFKFISYAVWWIRQSILQAIAEQSRIVRLPLNQVGSLSKISKAFSKLEQEYEREPSPEELADILETTVDKISDTLSNSGRHVSMDAPFVQGEENTLLDVLENQEPNTDSILINESLSEEIKRSLSTLTEREREIIVLFFGLGTNHPLSLEEIGEKFNLTRERVRQIKDKALQRLRHTSRSKILKSYLG
- the smc gene encoding chromosome segregation protein SMC — translated: MQLTRLEIKGFKSFGDKITINFNEGVTAIVGPNGCGKSNVVDSIRWVLGEQSTRMLRSEKMDNVIFNGTKSRKSANLAEVSLTFDNTKNVLPTDYSQVTLTRKLYRTGESEYRLNDVQCRLKDITDLFLDTGIGSDSYSIIELRMIDEIITNKEGSRRNLFEEASGISKYKLRKKQTFSKLKDTEADLERVEDLLFEIEKNLKTLENQAKKTERYYRIKEQYKTLSIMLASFRIVSFSESLKKIEEQEQKQKAEKGGIVAQIDALEATLQQQKLDSITKEKNLSVQQKTTNEFISKIRAYESEKKIKNEQLKFQQDKEARLGEELDRDKNQLNHVLYNIKRLSEEKATEDENLQVIQSKVTDLKEAVDELRQQQGSARNELNELTNINTRLQNQAYKAEKDIDILQIQQQALEQESQRNMEDTTNKEVELSHFNQVVAELQARKETLDDEYQSSLEAENKLKEQITATDTELTEVKDAIIKESRKLDAKQNEYNLTKSMVDNLEGFPESIRFLKKNTDWAKNAPLFSDVLFCREEFRVAIENYLEPLMNHYVVESYDEAIKAINLLSTSSRGRAHFFILDNYAEVSPANPAFENAGAVSALKVIEVDKRYNNLCNHLLKDVYLIDDDKDHQINNAALPDGVVLIGKSGKFNKSKHTMAGGSVGLFEGKRIGRAKNLENLAKEIKNIENQVNGLKTRSDALQNQLTALKASTKAAELNEQQQILNRLNTELITVKTRQEQYQTFIENSLNRKEDIARKIASIAEEMQNLQPLLAELKTQKQIQNDLLVEKQAAFNELNEYVSVQSNAYNQENIRFHQQQNKVSGLVKDLDYRDTQQESLEARIKQNSAEFEQVKIAIQENLKQADNSDEGLLEMYEQKEALEKATQQAEQEYYQWRGIITENENETTALRRKKDNSEVIENELREERNNLKLELNALKERLSVEFNIDIEELPETETPADENEHDLREKAEKLKRQLDDFGAINPMAVEAYNEMNERYTFIQAQKKDLSEAKASLLATIQEIDDTAKEKFMTAFIMVRENFIKVFRSLFNEEDSCDLVLTDPQHPLESDIDIIAKPKGKRPLSINQLSGGEKTLTATAILFSLYLLKPAPFCIFDEVDAPLDDTNIDKFNNIIRTFSKDSQFIIVSHNKRTIASTDVIYGVTMVEQGISRVVPVDLRELAD
- the lpdA gene encoding dihydrolipoyl dehydrogenase — encoded protein: MDYDLIVIGSGPGGYVAAIRASQLGLKTAIIEKESLGGICLNWGCIPTKALLKSAQVFEYITHAADYGVNINGTGEVNFEAMIKRSRGVADGMSKGVQFLMKKNKIDVIVGFGKLKSKGVVEVKSNDGSTKDITAKHIILATGGRSRELPNLKQDNKKVIGYRQAMILPQQPKSMVVVGSGAIGIEFAYFYNSIGTKVTVVEYLDNIVPLEDEEVSKGLNRILKKQGINIMTSANVESVDTSGNLCKVNVKTATGVEVLEAEVVLSAVGISTNIEGIGLEENGVKTDKGKVLVDDFYRTNVEGVYAIGDIVKGQALAHVASAEGIICVEKIAGQNPEPLNYNNIPGCTYCSPEVASVGYTEKAAKEAGYEIKVGKFPFSASGKASAAGAKDGFVKVIFDAKYGEFLGAHMLGYNVTEMIAEVVTARKLEATGHEIIKSVHPHPTMSEAVMEAAAAAYGEVIHI
- a CDS encoding MBL fold metallo-hydrolase; this translates as MKLHTIDTGFFKLDGGAMFGVVPKTIWNKTNPADENNMCTWAMRCLLVEDGNRLILIDTGIGNKQDEKFFSYYYLHGDATIDKSLAALGFHRDDITDVFLTHLHFDHVGGAVSREGDKLIPAFKNAVYWSNPQHWDWAINPNDREKASFLKENILPIQQSGQLKFIEATDGVKFTDNFHVRFVYGHTDAMMLPLINYKDKNILYMADLLPSVGHLPLPYVMAYDMFPLKTLSEKKLFLTEAVEKEYILYLEHDPINECCTLQQTEKGIRVKDVFKLNEF